A window of the Podospora bellae-mahoneyi strain CBS 112042 chromosome 6, whole genome shotgun sequence genome harbors these coding sequences:
- a CDS encoding hypothetical protein (EggNog:ENOG503P85E; COG:S): MFHIRRRRNVLQDNLGSTPPPNRKPTLTSSGPNSTSGPAADCELPHHDDSGAQPKRGFSQLPPEIHLIITQHLIYPDALSLKHTSRYFYRLVDTGVKLKVDWLMERRKLHLECPSNQRCDLGSDLRFCRGSVKLLMQRRREHIECESRPGLGCLIYGTETCPHARKLKTKIKRWLRGPVTLEMRWVLLVIGVTLLPLIIMGWVWLMESFVWN; the protein is encoded by the exons ATGTTCCacatccgccgccgccgtaaCGTTCTGCAGGACAACTTGGGCTCCACACCGCCGCCGAACCGGAAACCCACATTGACGTCTTCCGGACCCAACTCCACTTCCGGCCCGGCGGCCGACTGCGAACTGCCTCATCATGATGATTCCGGCGCTCAACCAAAGAGGGGCTTTTCCCAACTGCCACCAGAGATCCATCTGATAATCACACAACATCTCATCTATCCTGATGCCCTATCCCTCAAGCACACCTCTCGCTATTTCTACCGGCTCGTCGATACCGGCGTGAAACTGAAGGTTGATTGGCtcatggagaggaggaagctgCATCTGGAATGCCCGAGTAATCAGCGATGTGATTTGGGGAGTGACTTGCGGTTTTGTAGGGGGAGCGTAAA GTTATTGATGCAACGAAGAAGAGAGCATATCGAGTGTGAATCACGACCTGGTTTAGGCTGTCTAATTTACGGCACAGAGACCTGTCCCCATGCGAGGAAGCTCAAGACCAAAATcaagaggtggttgaggggccCGGTGACgttggagatgagatggGTCTTGTTGGTTATTGGTGTTACTTTGCTGCCGTTGATCATaatgggttgggtttggttgATGGAGAGCTTTGTTTGGAATTGA
- a CDS encoding hypothetical protein (EggNog:ENOG503P0J7; COG:S): MSSLRSYSDDDDSSEYGYNLSPEEERLLCELADRISPVVPTSAPPEPAPTKVPAPAPRIPAPRTSQPPPSPPKASKPSQPTIDSKAPSSSWDPPVPEVVSVYRPPTVPQNKPRPSQLVKPRWDISGGIKPDASQAVDEALDALSENDLKFDIIQLTPETNPRTYRHGSANFKHVGRESGDSQDSGIWNAPRSSGSRVSFDVKHKTARMSTVDTIPDVNYPDLSQALAGVSDTSLSVSDENPQHMLEIEVKRLNGVVPSPLAQFRSFPKKPLSVTDLTAGLWCELQHYYTLSRLPFGRRTQTPAMKKGSMVHEKLEREVFQPVTVTIAKKVDNLGLQMWNVILGLRTLRDTGSTRELQVWGMVDGNLVNGVIDYLSYENPDSELEEETLSSRGSQTTASQRLADTMMQVYITDIKTRLTPKPPSKPQVHMSLIQLFLYHRFLSEMASDKLDYFQIFGRYNLNPEEPFSDSFMAQMGALHEEVFENGDSESETEGASEWGYESESARTTTTSTTTTTTESSAYISAPASPGAGKRPKGLKYGNLRSLLGLLKFELQVTFPHGASDIGQIVAVEYRYRGKGKAPAAAEEEDEDEIDKDEGKVISTTTYFVEPGTLDLYLAQTMPWWKGEREPRGVEMEDAFKCGYCEFAGECEWRAKMDDEVVRKARANRARRERKRMKEEGAVVVGEGLEGEQGEKPVLEEYSGDVEESASQRKKGKKRGGEEKKSRSRKRQSASQEGIAW, translated from the exons ATGTCGAGCCTCAGGTCATATagcgacgacgatgacagcAGCGAGTATGGCTACAACCTGAGCCCGGAGGAGGAAAGACTTCTTTGCGAACTTGCCGACCGCATTTCTCCCGTGGTTCCAACGTCGGCCCCGCCAGAACCAGCGCCGACGAAAGTTCCAGCGCCCGCACCGCGGATCCCAGCTCCGCGTACGTCacaaccaccgccctccccacccaaggcctccaagccctcccaacccacaatCGATTCAAAGgccccatcttcatcatgggATCCGCCCGTACCCGAAGTTGTTTCGGTTTACAGACCCCCAACAGTGCCCCAGAATAAACCGAGGCCATCGCAGCTAGTCAAGCCGAGGTGGGACATCAGTGGCGGCATCAAACCCGATGCTTCTCAAGCCGTTGATGAAGCGCTCGACGCCCTCAGTGAGAACGACTTGAAATTTGACATCATCCAGCTCACCCCCGAAACGAACCCTCGTACCTATCGTCATGGCTCGGCAAATTTTAAGCATGTGGGCAGGGAGAGCGGTGACAGTCAGGACAGTGGAATCTGGAATGCGCCGCGCAGCAGTGGCAGCCGTGTGTCTTTCGACGTCAAGCACAAGACAGCGCGCATGTCTACCGTGGATACAATACCGGACGTCAACTACCCGGACC TGAGTCAGGCGCTTGCTGGCGTCAGCGACACGTCGTTATCTGTGTCGGATGAGAACCCCCAACACATGCTCGAGATAGAAGTCAAGAGACTCAATGGCGTTGTTCCGTCGCCCCTCGCCCAGTTTCGATCCTTTCCAAAGAAACCACTGTCTGTTACTGATCTTACAGCCGGGCTATGGTGCGAGTTGCAACACTACTACACACTATCGAGACTTCCGTTTGGCAGAAGGACGCAAACTCCTGCCATGAAGAAGGGCTCCATGGTTCACGAGAAGCTCGAGCGCGAAGTTTTTCAGCCCGTTACAGTCACCATCGCTAAAAAGGTGGACAATTTAGGTCTGCAAATGTGGAATGTCATTTTGGGTTTACGAACACTTCGCGATACTGGCTCAACCCGGGAACTGCAGGTTTGGGGCATGGTAGACGGCAACCTGGTCAACGGTGTCATTGACTACCTCAGCTACGAGAATCCCGATTCCGAACTAGAAGAGGAGACTCTCAGCAGTCGCGGAAGCCAAACCACTGCCTCACAACGCCTCGCTGACACCATGATGCAAGTCTACATAACCGACATCAAGACTCGTCtcactcccaaacccccgtCTAAACCCCAGGTTCACATGTCCCTGATCCAGCTGTTCCTGTACCACCGTTTTCTCAGTGAGATGGCCTCGGACAAACTCGACTACTTCCAGATCTTTGGCCGGTACAACTTGAACCCAGAGGAACCCTTCTCAGACTCGTTCATGGCTCAAATGGGCGCTCTGCATGAAGAGGTGTTTGAGAATGGGGATTCAGAAAGCGAAACGGAAGGGGCGTCAGAATGGGGGTATGAATCCGAAAGCGCCAGGACCACCACTACATccacgacaaccaccacgacggAATCCTCTGCTTATATCTCTGCCCCGGCGTCACCCGGCGCAGGGAAACGACCCAAGGGTCTCAAGTACGGCAATCTCCGATCGTTGCTAGGGCTTTTGAAGTTTGAGCTCCAGGTCACCTTTCCACATGGAGCATCGGATATCGGACAGATAGTAGCTGTGGAATATCGCTATCGAGGCAAGGGGAAGGcaccggctgctgctgaggaagaagatgaagacgagatAGACAAGGATGAGGGGAAGGTCATCTCCACGACTACGTATTTTGTCGAGCCGGGCACGCTGGATCTGTATCTTGCGCAGACTATGCcttggtggaagggggagagggagccgaggggggtggagatggaggatgcgTTCAAGTGTGGGTATTGCGAGTTTGCGGGGGAGTGTGAGTGGAGGGCgaagatggatgatgaggtggtcaggaaggcgagggcgaACAGGGCTAGACGagaaaggaagaggatgaaggaggagggggcggtggttgttggggaggggttggagggggagcaggggGAGAAGCCGGTTTTGGAGGAGTATAgtggggatgtggaggagagcGCGtcgcagaggaagaaggggaagaagaggggtggtgaggagaagaagagtaGGAGTAGGAAGAGGCAGAGTGCCAGTCAGGAGGGGATTGCGTGGTGA
- a CDS encoding hypothetical protein (EggNog:ENOG503NWGD; COG:U): protein MEHAAQAIDHVQQLYIRAGGGAGPPASERPPVFKAIGIGLAIGSGAFIGTSFVLKKVGLLRANEKYNEVAGEGYGYLKNFYWWAGMILMILGEGLNFAAYAFTDAILVTPLGALSVVITTILSAIFLKERLSMVGKVACFLCIVGSVVIVMNAPQTSAVKDIQDMQGFVVHPLFLSYAGVIIVGSAIVAFWLGPKYGAKNMMVYISICSWIGGLSVVATQGLGAAIIAQAGGKPQFNQWFLYVLLVFVIATLLTEIIYLNKALNLFNAALVTPTYYVYFTSTTIITSAILFRGFNGTPTSIITVVMGFLVICSGVVLLQLSKSAKDVPDTAVFAGDLDQIQTIAEQPQPETEPKADAIRGTAAIVRRLSSARQKMELEELKRLHEEKIQESLAPVSENGAPLYEWDGLRRRRTGTFSSHRTRPGTGVGASPAPSGAPFLAPPTPHPPLGWSHFPTEEELAEASRPVSPALSSIMGTIRSRARSALLPGHPDYKPSNNPSTTKVQSPMHPVQLTSIAVPGQDNPASSNNPSDDFLHPLGAARQTRAGTTASASSSKRRVQFPEYNEAEHPLPSPPTPPPHSAKRQFSFQNIFKRNQAQSIDGALESGGSPQRSGLNSRGYSSPQVRITGATEEERLGLVKPHPLAAKSMPALQIQRFSEEDEEEEDSEDEQQHVQEKRPFVGGDGGDRKAREYGHSITHGYTNTSPPRKKTEKDVEKDELKAYEERRQRFKERRSMEGEKERPRERSGSGSGSGSGSGGSSSGSGSGKKGRRRGRADSKPPPQPPNHKRTGTGGGSGEFI, encoded by the exons ATGGAGCATGCAGCACAGGCGATCGACCATGTGCAACAACTCTACATccgcgccggcggcggcgccgggCCACCCGCCTCCGAGAGACCCCCCGTGTTCAAGGCGATCGGCATAGGCCTCGCCATTGGCTCCGGCGCCTTTATCGGTACCTCGTTCGTGCTCAAAAAGGTCGGCCTGCTTCGCGCCAACGAAAAGTACAATGAGGTGGCTGGCGAGGGATATGGGTATCTCAAGAACTTTTACTGGTGGGCGGGCATGATCCTGATGATCTTGGGCGAGGGACTCAATTTCGCTGCGTACGCCTTCACCGATGCCATTCTGGTCACCCCTCTGGGAGCCCTGTCggtcgtcatcaccaccatcttgtCGGCCATTTTCTTGAAGGAGCGCTTGAGCATGGTCGGCAAGGTTGCTTGTTTTCTGTGTATCGTTGGGTCGGTTGTCATCGTCATGAATGCACCACAAACATCGGCTGTTAAGGACATCCAGGACATGCAAGGCTTCGTCGTACATCCGCTGTTTTTGAGCTATGCGGGCGTCATTATCGTCGGCAGCGCTATTGTCGCATTTTGGCTGGGACCAAAGTATGGCGCCAAGAATATGATGGTGTACATTTCCATCTGCAGTTGGATCGGCGGACTGAGCGTTGTGGCGACGCAGGGCCTGGGAgccgccatcatcgcccagGCGGGAGGAAAGCCTCAGTTCAACCAGTGGTTTTTGTATGTGCTGTTGGTTTTCGTTATTGCTACGCTCTTGACCGAGATTATTTACCTCAAC AAAGCGCTCAATTTGTTCAACGCCGCCTTGGTTACCCCCACCTATTATGTCTACTTTACCAGTACCACCATTATCACCTCGGCAATCCTGTTTAGAGGTTTCAATGGCACACCGACATCGATTATCACCGTGGTGATGGGATTCTTGGTTATTTGCTCGGGGGTTGTTCTCCTGCAGCTGTCCAAGTCCGCCAAGGACGTCCCAGACACTGCCGTCTTTGCCGGTGACCTCGACCAAATCCAGACCATTGCCGAGCAGCCCCAGCCCGAAACCGAGCCCAAGGCGGACGCCATTAGAGGCACCGCTGCCATTGTCAGGCGCCTGTCATCCGCGAGACAAAAGATGGAATTGGAGGAGCTCAAACGATTGCACGAGGAGAAGATTCAAGAGAGTCTTGCCCCTGTGAGCGAAAATGGAGCTCCTCTCTACGAATGGGACGGTCTACGAAGAAGGCGCACCGGAACCTTCAGCAGTCACCGCACTCGTCCCGGCACCGGTGTTGGTGCCTCCCCCGCGCCCTCTGGCGCCCCCTTTCTCGCTCCTCCGacacctcaccctccactcGGCTGGTCACACTTCcccaccgaggaggagctcgccgAGGCCAGTAGACCTGTCTCGCCTGCCCTCTCTAGCATAATGGGCACGATCCGCAGCCGCGCCCGgtctgccctcctcccagggCACCCCGACTACAagcccagcaacaacccctccaccacaaagGTGCAAAGCCCAATGCACCCCGTCCAGTTGACCTCGATAGCAGTGCCAGGTCAGGACAATCCCGCTTCTTCCAACAACCCATCAGATGATTTCCTGCACCCACTGGGAGCAGCAAGGCAAACCAGAGCAGGAACGACAGCTAGCGCCTCGAGTTCCAAACGGCGGGTCCAGTTCCCGGAATACAACGAGGCGgaacaccccctcccatcaccacccacccccccgcctcaCTCTGCAAAGCGCCAGTTTTCCTTTCAAAACATTTTCAAACGCAACCAAGCCCAGTCCATCGACGGGGCGTTGGAGAGTGGCGGCAGCCCGCAGAGAAGCGGGCTCAACTCGAGGGGGTACTCGTCCCCTCAGGTGCGCATCACGGGCgcgacggaggaggagaggttagGGCTGGTTAAGCCCCATCCTTTGGCCGCTAAGTCGATGCCTGCTCTGCAGATTCAGCGGTTTtccgaagaggatgaggaagaggaggacagcgaggatgagcagcagcatgtGCAGGAGAAGAGACcttttgttgggggggatgggggtgataggaaggcgagggagtaTGGGCATAGTATCACGCACGGGTATACTAATACTTCCCctccgaggaagaagacggaaAAAGATGTGGAAAAGGATGAGCTGAAGGCTTatgaggagaggaggcagaggtttAAGGAGCGGAGGAgtatggagggggagaaggagaggccgagggagaggagtgggagtgggagtgggagtgggagtgggagtggggggAGTAGTTCTGGGTCAGGGAGTggcaagaaggggaggaggagagggagggcggATAGTAAACCGCCACCGCAGCCGCCTAATCATAAAAggacggggacgggagggggaagCGGGGAGTTTATTTGA
- a CDS encoding hypothetical protein (EggNog:ENOG503P800; COG:Q): MADHSSNTVYLVTGANRGIGLAIVKVLSARPKTTIIATTRSFSTPSPFDATTPHHPTSCAIPILLDDAKDEISSSTLPSRLQSLGITHINTLIANAGSATGFKSVFDTTEEEYLADLNVNTLGPIRLFKVLWPLLEKEGGKFVVIGSSVGSIGGLVTPEGEVEGGMLVCGGYGLSKCGVGWWVMKLRAELKMQRKGVVVGVVHPG, translated from the exons ATGGCCGATCACTCCTCCAACACTGTTTACTTGGTCACTGGGGCGAATAGGG GGATCGGCCTCGCCATCGTCAAAGTCCTCTCCGCCCGCCCCAAAAcaaccatcatcgccacAACCCGCTCCTTTTCcactccttcccccttcGATGCTacaaccccccaccatcccaccaGCTGCGCCATCCCTATTCTTCTCGACGACGCAAAAGATGAGATATCATCATCTACCCTACCCTCCCGCCTCCAATCCCTCGGCATCacccacatcaacaccctcatcgCAAACGCCGGCTCGGCCACAGGTTTTAAATCAGTCTTTGACACGACAGAGGAAGAGTACCTCGCTGACCTTAATGTCAACACCCTCGGCCCAATCAGATTGTTCAAAGTACTATGGCcgctgttggagaaggaaggggggaagttTGTCGTGATTGGGAGTTCGGTGGGGAGTATAGGGGGTTTGGTGACaccggagggggaggtggagggggggatgttggtttGTGGGGGGTATGGGTTGAGTAAATgtggggtggggtggtgggtgatgaagttgagggcGGAACTTAAGATGCAGcgaaagggggtggtggttggggttgttcaTCCGGGGTGA
- the ADA2 gene encoding Transcriptional adapter ada2 (EggNog:ENOG503NTWG; COG:K): protein MGVIRKKIAARGGEGGVKYVCDVCSADITSTVRIRCAHSACNEYDLCVQCFANGSSSGSHQPATHPFRVIEQNSFPIFDREWGADEELLLLEGAEIYGLGSWADIADHIGGYRSKDEVRDHYYKVYIESENFPLPKRCSPHDMELANEISREEFQSRKKRRIEERREAAKNAPALQPKTKPTASVPSCHEIQGYMPGRLEFETEYANEAEEAVQLMQFDPGDGINPRTGELEPEMELKLTVMEIYNCRLTQRAERKKVIFEHNLLDYRENSKIEKKRSKEERDLINKAKPFARMMNREDFENFCQGLIDELNLRQAIAQLQEWRSMRIGDLKSGEKYEQEKALRIQKSIPMGSMDRDRLAANQRGKNQPPPEPPSGAALLVAPELPIRSAASVGGTNGDAVNGGIKIEGKENQVNGNHVNGGSMVVANGTPAKQKFVAQPIPGIQPLPLSQDNAPDLHLLTPEEAKLCETLRLQPKPYLMIKEQILKEAVKSNGSLKKKQAKEICRLDTQKGGRIFDFMVNAGWVIKA from the exons ATGGGTGTCATTCGCAAAAAGATTGCTGCCAGAGGCGGTGAGGGCGGTGTCAAGTATGTTTGCGACGTTTGCTCCGCAGACATCACTTCCACT GTCCGGATACGATGCGCACACAGCGCTTGCAATGAGTACGATCTTTGTGTACAATGCTTCGCCAATGGCTCCTCCAGCGGTTCCCACCAGCCtgccacccaccccttccgAGTTATCGAACAGAATTCCTTCCCCATATTCGATCGCGAATGGGGCGCCGACGAAGAACTGCTGCTCCTAGAAGGAGCCGAGATATATGGCTTAGGGTCCTGGGCCGACATTGCCGATCATATTGGTGGCTACCGTAGCAAGGATGAGGTTCGCGACCACTATTACAAGGTATACATCGAGTCCGAAAATTTTCCGCTTCCGAAACGATGCAGCCCTCACGATATGGAACTGGCAAATGAGATTTCGAGAGAAGAGTTCCAGTCTCGCAAGAAGCGCAGGATAGAAGAGCGACGAGAGGCTGCAAAGAATGCCCCAGCTCTGCAACCAAAGACGAAACCCACGGCTAGTGTGCCGTCTTGTCACGAAATCCAGGGGTACATGCCCGGTCGATTGGAGTTCGAGACAGAATATGCCAAcgaggctgaagaagcagTTCAACTCATGCAATTCGACCCAGGCGATGGCATCAACCCACGCACCGGCGAGCTCGAGCCAGAGATGGAGCTCAAGCTCACAGTTATGGAAATCTACAATTGCAGGTTAACACAGAGAGCCGAACGCAAGAAGGTCATCTTCGAACACAATCTTTTGGATTACCGAGAAAACAGCAAAATAGAAAAGAAGCGGTccaaggaagagagggacCTGATCAACAAGGCGAAGCCTTTCGCGCGCATGATGAACCGGGAAGATTTCGAGAATTTTTGTCAGGGGCTCATTGACGAACTCAACCTACGGCAAGCCATTGCTCAGTTGCAAGAATGGCGAAGCATGCGCATTGGTGACCTCAAGAGCGGCGAGAAGTACGAGCAGGAGAAAGCATTGCGGATTCAGAAGTCGATACCTATGGGATCCATGGACCGAGACCGCCTAGCAGCAAACCAGCGTGGCAAGAACCAGCCACCACCGGAACCACCAAGCGGCGCCGCCCTGCTGGTCGCGCCAGAGCTTCCCATCCGGTCGGCAGCGTCAGTCGGAGGCACAAATGGCGATGCGGTGAATGGCGGGATCAAGATCGAGGGCAAGGAGAACCAGGTCAACGGGAACCACGTCAACGGAGGCAGCATGGTGGTTGCCAATGGCACGCCAGCGAAACAGAAGTTTGTGGCGCAACCGATTCCAGGCATCCAGCCATTGCCGTTATCGCAAGACAACGCGCCTGATCTCCATCTTTTGACACCGGAGGAAGCGAAGCTCTGCGAGACGTTGCGCTTGCAGCCGAAGCCTTATCTGATGATCAAGGAGCAGATTTTGAAGGAGGCCGTCAAGAGCAACGGCagcttgaagaagaagcaggccaAGGAAATCTGCAGGCTGGATACACAAAAGGGAGGGCGCATCTTTGACTTTATGGTGAATGCTGGATGGGTCATTAAGGCTTGA